One Prinia subflava isolate CZ2003 ecotype Zambia chromosome 17, Cam_Psub_1.2, whole genome shotgun sequence DNA segment encodes these proteins:
- the HMOX2 gene encoding heme oxygenase 2: protein MPSALESPGGAEEDVLRYEEMEDEAVSPMDLSELLKEGTKESHDRAENTQFVKDFLKGRIKKELFKLATVALYFTYSALEEEIDRNKDNPVFAPLYFPVELHRREALAKDLKYFYGDDWKEKIQCSEATQEYVDRIHHVGQHEPELLVAHAYTRYMGDLSGGQVLKKVAQRALKLPSTEEGIQFYVFDNVSNAQQFKQLYRARMNALDLDKNTKERIVEEANKAFRFNMQVFDELDTIGRSLPEEAQDGGFPVHDGKGDIRKCPYYADKLGTASPGCPVHAALGLAGQPLVQLVLAACMAVAAGAAAWYIL, encoded by the exons ATGCCATCAGCCCTGGAGAGCCCAGGGGGGGCAGAGGAAGATGTTCTGCGCTATGAGGAGATGGAAGATGAAGCTGTCAG CCCCATGGACCTCTCggagctgctgaaggagggCACGAAGGAATCGCACGACCGTGCGGAGAACACGCAGTTCGTCAAGGACTTCCTCAAGGGGCGCATCAAGAAGGAGCTCTTCAAG CTGGCCACCGTGGCCCTTTACTTCACCTACTCTGCTCTGGAAGAGGAGATCGATCGCAACAAGGACAACCCAGTCTTTGCTCCTCTGTATTTCCCCGTAGAGCTTCACCGGAGGGAAGCTTTGGCCAAAGACCTCAAATATTTCTATGGGGATGACTGGAAAGAAAAGATCCAGTGTTCAGAGGCAACTCAGGAGTATGTGGACAGAATCCACCATGTGGGACAACACGAGCCGGAGCTGCTGGTGGCTCATGCTTACACACGCTACATGGGGGACCTCTCAGGTGGCCAGGTGCTGAAGAAGGTAGCCCAGAGGGCCCTGAAGTTGCCCAGTACTGAGGAAGGCATCCAATTCTACGTGTTTGACAACGTTTCCAATGCACAGCAGTTCAAGCAGCTTTACAGAGCAAGAATGAATGCTCTGGACTTGGACAAGAACACCAAGGAAAGGATTGTGGAAGAGGCCAACAAAGCCTTCAGATTTAACATGCAG GTGTTTGATGAGCTGGACACGATCGGCAGGTCGCTGCCAGAAGAGGCCCAGGACGGAGGCTTTCCAGTCCACGACGGAAAGGGAGACATCCGCAAATGCCCGTACTATGCAGACAAACTGG gcacGGCAAGCCCCGGCTGCCCCGTCCACGCTGCGCTGGGCCTGGCCgggcagcccctggtgcagctggtgctggcagcCTGCATGGCCGTGGCAgcgggagctgcagcctggtaCATCCTGTGA
- the CDIP1 gene encoding cell death-inducing p53-target protein 1 translates to MSNDPPPPYPGGPSAPLIEEKHGPPSAPENVTPVVGQPQGVPIPPPEFGPPPYEPPSQPGFVPPPMPTDGSGPYVPPAGYYPPPGPHPPMGYYPAPGPYPSPGGHTATVLVPPGAATTVTVLQGEIFQGAPVQTVCPHCQQAITTKISYEIGLMSFLLGFFCCFVGCDLCCCLIPCLFDDFKDVTHTCPNCKAYIYTYKRMC, encoded by the exons ATGTCCAATGACCCACCCCCCCCCTACCCGGGGGGCCCCTCGGCGCCGCTGATAGAGGAGAAGCACGGCCCTCCCTCTGCACCAG AGAATGTCACCCCAGTGgtgggacagccccagggggTTCCCATCCCCCCTCCCGAGTTCGGACCCCCCCCGTATGAGCCCCCCTCGCAGCCGGGGTTCGTGCCCCCGCCCATGCCCACGGACGGCTCTGGGCCCTACGTGCCACCAG CAGGATACTACCCACCCCCAGGCCCTCACCCCCCCATGGGCTACTACCCCGCCCCAGGCCCCTACCCCTCTCCTGGTGGCCACACGGCCACAGTGCTCGTCCCACCTGGAGCTGCCACCACGGtcacagtgctgcagggagagatCTTCCAGGGCGCCCCCGTGCAGACCGTGTGTCCCCACTGCCAGCAAGCCATCACCACCAAGATCTCCTACGAGATCGGGCTCATGAGCTTCCTTCTTGGCTTCTTCTGCTGCTTCGTGGG gtgtgacctgtgctgctgcctgatccCCTGCCTGTTCGATGACTTCAAGGACGTGACACACACGTGTCCCAACTGCAAGGCCTACATCTACACGTACAAGCGCATGTGCTAA